In Rutidosis leptorrhynchoides isolate AG116_Rl617_1_P2 chromosome 2, CSIRO_AGI_Rlap_v1, whole genome shotgun sequence, one genomic interval encodes:
- the LOC139888429 gene encoding uncharacterized protein codes for MAYPQVNGQVEVTNRDIVDGIKARLGKHRQGWVDELQHVLWAHRTTPKDSTNETPFCLVYGTEVVIPAEVLIPTNRITTFDEQQNDESLRENLDALEERRTIAHIRQAEKKQKIANHYNKKVKPLDFQLNDLVLRGN; via the coding sequence ATGGCCTACCCACAGGTCAACGGACAAGTCGAGGTCACTAACAGAGACATCGTTGACGGCATAAAAGCAAGACTAGGTAAACACCGACAAGGATGGGTGGATGAACTCCAACATGTACTATGGGCACACCGGACAACACCGAAAGATAGTACAAACGAAACTCCTTTCTGTCTGGTATATGGCACGGAAGTGGTTATCCCGGCTGAAGTGCTTATCCCAACCAACCGGATAACAACATTCGATGAACAACAAAACGACGAATCATTACGAGAAAACTTGGACGCTCTAGAAGAACGGCGGACAATAGCACATATCCGGCAAGCCGAAAAGAAGCAAAAAATCGCAAACCACTATAACAAAAAAGTCAAGCCACTGGACTTTCAGTTAAACGACTTGGTGTTACGTGGCAACTAA